A region of Aliivibrio fischeri DNA encodes the following proteins:
- a CDS encoding universal stress protein, translated as MYKQILVPVDLNEKGFADKAVELAVWHAKQSNAELHLLNVLPGIHMSMVSTYFPKDAAKQMKADVSEQLNKFAAKFVDEEVVYRVHVSEGKPYVTILDYAERLGADLIVMPSHKRSKIDKVMLGSVASKVVENSPINVMVVKPQG; from the coding sequence ATGTATAAACAGATCTTGGTTCCAGTAGATTTAAACGAAAAAGGGTTTGCAGATAAAGCCGTTGAATTAGCGGTTTGGCATGCAAAACAATCAAATGCAGAGCTGCATCTTTTAAATGTATTGCCGGGGATTCATATGTCCATGGTCTCTACATACTTTCCTAAAGATGCGGCAAAGCAAATGAAAGCTGATGTATCCGAACAATTAAACAAGTTTGCTGCGAAGTTTGTTGATGAGGAAGTCGTATATAGAGTTCATGTGTCAGAAGGAAAACCTTATGTCACAATTCTTGATTACGCAGAACGCTTAGGTGCTGATCTTATTGTTATGCCAAGTCACAAACGCTCAAAAATTGATAAGGTGATGCTTGGTTCGGTGGCAAGTAAAGTTGTTGAAAACTCACCAATCAATGTCATGGTTGTAAAGCCACAAGGCTAA
- the rapA gene encoding RNA polymerase-associated protein RapA encodes MSFALGQRWISDTESDLGLGTVVAVDDRTVSLLFAASEENRLYAKHDAPVTRVMFNKGDTIESHEGWSLDVEDVIEEGGLLTYIGTRVDTDEANVVLRETLLSHQIRFNKPQDKLFAGQIDRMDRFALRFRALQNQYEQHKSPMRGLCGMRAGLIPHQLFIAHEVGRRYAPRVLLADEVGLGKTIEAGMIIHQQVLSGRAERVLIVVPETLQHQWLVEMMRRFNLHFSIFDEERCVEAYADSENPFDTAQFVLCSLDFIRKSKRRFEQVVEADWDLLVVDEAHHLEWNQTKPSREYQVIEAIAEETPGVLLLTATPEQLGHESHFARLRLLDPDRFYDYDAFVEEERQYQPVADAVTALMSGEKLSNDAKNRITELLSEQDVEPLFRIIESSAAEDEQAQARQELVDNLMDRHGTGRVLFRNTRAAIKGFPQRNLNLMPMPLPSQYATSMRVATMMGGRMTDEARAMKMLYPEEIFQEFEGDSATWWQFDPRVNWLLELLKENRNEKVLIIASRASTALQLEQALREREGIRGTVFHEGMSIIERDKAAAYFAQEEGGAQVLICSEIGSEGRNFQFANQLVMFDLPFNPDLLEQRIGRLDRIGQKRDIEIHVPYLQGTSQELLARWFDEGLNAFGETCPTGRAVYDKFADAIIAILATGKSDGLESLIEESAALNKALKAQLEQGRDRLLEVHSNGGDKAKEIAEQIAATDGDTNLVNFALNLFDTIGLNQDDKGENAIVVTPAENMLVSSYPGLPYEGCTITFDRETALSREDMNLISWEHPMIQGGIDLVLTEGVGATAVSLLKNKALPAGTLLLELVYVVDAQAPKQSGIARFLPKTPIRIMMDGKGNDLSAQVEFESFNRQLSPVNRHMASKLVNSVQKEIHGLIDKAEISMEERLESVRTDAEKEMKAALNSELERLQALKAVNPNIRDEELTQIETQMSELSGYIGKAQVQLDSLRLIVVSHN; translated from the coding sequence ATGTCATTTGCTTTGGGACAACGTTGGATCAGTGATACAGAAAGTGATTTAGGTTTAGGTACGGTAGTGGCTGTTGATGACAGAACCGTATCATTACTTTTTGCTGCATCAGAAGAAAACCGTTTATACGCAAAACACGATGCACCCGTTACCCGAGTGATGTTCAATAAGGGAGATACCATTGAAAGCCATGAGGGCTGGTCACTTGATGTTGAAGACGTTATTGAAGAAGGCGGTTTATTAACTTATATCGGTACTCGAGTTGATACTGACGAAGCCAATGTGGTACTTCGTGAGACGTTATTGAGTCATCAAATCCGTTTTAATAAACCTCAAGATAAATTATTTGCAGGTCAAATTGATCGTATGGATCGATTTGCTTTGCGTTTCCGTGCACTTCAAAACCAATACGAACAACACAAAAGCCCGATGCGCGGTTTATGTGGCATGCGTGCAGGATTAATCCCTCACCAATTATTCATTGCTCATGAAGTGGGCCGTCGTTATGCCCCACGTGTTTTATTAGCCGATGAAGTGGGCTTAGGTAAAACCATTGAAGCGGGTATGATCATTCACCAACAGGTGCTTTCTGGTCGTGCTGAGCGCGTATTGATTGTTGTACCTGAAACACTACAACATCAGTGGTTAGTTGAAATGATGCGTCGTTTTAACCTTCATTTTTCTATTTTTGATGAAGAGCGTTGTGTTGAAGCTTATGCCGATTCTGAAAACCCATTTGATACTGCACAATTTGTTTTATGTTCTTTAGACTTTATTCGTAAGAGTAAGCGTCGTTTTGAGCAAGTCGTTGAAGCCGATTGGGATTTGCTAGTTGTTGATGAAGCGCATCACTTAGAGTGGAATCAAACTAAGCCTAGTCGTGAATATCAAGTTATCGAAGCGATTGCAGAAGAAACGCCAGGAGTATTACTGCTAACAGCGACACCTGAGCAATTAGGTCATGAGAGTCACTTTGCTCGTTTACGTCTATTAGATCCTGATCGTTTTTATGATTATGACGCATTCGTAGAAGAAGAACGTCAATATCAACCTGTGGCTGATGCAGTAACGGCATTAATGAGCGGTGAAAAACTATCAAATGATGCGAAAAACCGTATTACTGAACTGCTTTCTGAGCAAGATGTAGAGCCGCTATTTAGAATTATTGAATCATCAGCAGCAGAAGATGAACAAGCACAAGCTCGCCAAGAGTTAGTGGATAATTTAATGGACCGTCATGGTACGGGACGTGTGTTATTCCGTAATACTCGTGCAGCTATTAAAGGTTTCCCACAGCGTAATCTTAATTTAATGCCAATGCCTTTACCATCTCAGTATGCTACGTCTATGCGTGTTGCAACCATGATGGGTGGACGTATGACGGATGAAGCTCGTGCAATGAAGATGCTTTACCCAGAAGAAATCTTCCAAGAGTTTGAAGGTGATAGTGCGACGTGGTGGCAGTTTGACCCGCGTGTTAACTGGTTACTTGAATTACTGAAAGAAAACCGTAATGAGAAGGTGCTTATTATTGCATCTCGAGCTTCAACTGCATTACAACTTGAGCAAGCATTACGTGAGCGTGAAGGTATTCGTGGTACGGTTTTCCATGAAGGTATGTCAATTATTGAACGTGATAAAGCGGCAGCTTACTTCGCACAAGAAGAAGGCGGCGCACAGGTATTGATTTGTTCTGAGATTGGTTCTGAAGGTCGTAACTTCCAGTTTGCTAATCAACTTGTCATGTTTGATTTACCGTTTAACCCTGACTTACTTGAGCAACGTATTGGTCGTTTGGATCGCATTGGTCAAAAACGCGATATTGAAATTCATGTTCCTTACCTACAAGGTACATCTCAAGAATTGCTTGCTCGTTGGTTTGATGAAGGTTTAAATGCATTTGGTGAAACGTGTCCAACAGGTCGTGCTGTTTATGACAAATTTGCTGATGCAATTATTGCTATCTTAGCAACAGGTAAATCTGATGGCTTAGAGTCATTAATTGAAGAGTCGGCTGCATTAAATAAAGCGCTAAAAGCACAATTAGAGCAAGGTCGTGACCGTTTATTAGAAGTACATTCTAATGGTGGCGATAAAGCGAAAGAAATTGCAGAGCAAATTGCGGCAACCGACGGCGATACAAATCTTGTTAATTTTGCATTAAACCTATTTGATACCATTGGCTTAAACCAAGATGATAAAGGTGAAAATGCCATTGTTGTCACTCCAGCGGAAAACATGTTGGTATCAAGTTACCCAGGCTTACCTTATGAAGGTTGTACTATTACGTTTGACCGTGAAACCGCGCTTTCTCGTGAAGACATGAACTTGATCAGTTGGGAGCACCCAATGATTCAAGGTGGTATTGATCTTGTTTTAACCGAAGGGGTAGGGGCAACAGCGGTTTCTTTATTGAAGAATAAAGCATTACCTGCAGGCACTTTATTACTGGAATTGGTTTATGTAGTAGATGCGCAAGCTCCTAAACAGAGTGGTATTGCTCGCTTCTTACCTAAAACGCCTATTCGTATCATGATGGATGGTAAAGGTAATGATCTTTCTGCTCAGGTTGAATTTGAAAGCTTTAACCGTCAATTAAGCCCGGTTAATCGTCATATGGCGAGTAAGTTGGTTAATTCGGTTCAAAAAGAGATCCATGGATTAATCGATAAAGCGGAAATTAGCATGGAAGAGCGTTTAGAAAGCGTTCGCACTGATGCTGAAAAAGAGATGAAAGCAGCACTTAATTCAGAGCTTGAACGTTTACAAGCTTTGAAGGCAGTCAACCCAAATATTCGTGATGAAGAGTTAACTCAAATTGAAACTCAAATGAGCGAACTATCTGGTTATATTGGTAAAGCACAAGTTCAGTTAGATTCATTACGTCTAATTGTAGTGAGCCATAATTAA
- a CDS encoding flavin prenyltransferase UbiX, whose translation MSKQKAITLAMTGASGAPYGLRLLECLLAADYHVYFLISSAARVVMATEHDLKLPSGPDAMKAALVEHLGCNADKLTVCGKEDWFSPVASGSAAPKQMIVCPCSAGSVASIAHGISDNLIERAADVVLKERGQLILVVREAPFSTLHLENMLKLSQIGATIMPAAPGFYHQPKSIEDLIDFMVARILDHLGVEQGLVPRWGYDHR comes from the coding sequence ATGAGTAAACAAAAAGCAATTACGTTAGCTATGACAGGGGCTTCAGGAGCGCCTTATGGATTGCGTTTGCTCGAGTGTTTACTTGCTGCTGATTATCACGTGTATTTTCTTATCTCTTCTGCTGCTAGAGTTGTAATGGCGACAGAACATGATTTGAAATTACCAAGTGGACCTGATGCTATGAAAGCGGCATTAGTTGAACACTTAGGTTGTAATGCAGATAAGCTAACCGTTTGTGGTAAAGAGGACTGGTTTTCTCCTGTAGCTTCTGGTTCTGCTGCGCCTAAACAAATGATTGTCTGCCCATGTTCAGCTGGTAGTGTTGCTTCAATTGCTCATGGTATTTCTGATAATTTAATCGAAAGAGCGGCTGATGTGGTTTTAAAAGAACGAGGTCAGCTGATTCTTGTGGTTCGAGAGGCGCCATTCTCAACATTACATTTAGAGAATATGCTTAAGTTGTCGCAAATAGGGGCGACAATTATGCCTGCTGCCCCAGGTTTTTATCATCAACCCAAATCCATTGAAGATTTAATTGATTTTATGGTAGCAAGAATTTTGGACCATTTAGGTGTAGAGCAAGGGCTTGTACCTCGCTGGGGTTATGACCATCGATAG
- the thiQ gene encoding thiamine ABC transporter ATP-binding protein — protein sequence MLRFSDVKYRYYTDLFEFDLNVEQGSVVAILGPSGAGKSTLLSLLAGFIEPESGDITINNESQLLRAPHQRPLSMLFQEHNLFAHLSVAENIGLGIKPNLRLNEKDKKRINDAARQVGVDDLLQRLPEQLSGGQKQRVALARCLVQQKPVLLLDEPFSALDPILREEMIVLIQALIKSEKLTVLMVTHSLQDAKALASHYAFICQQKVLSQGRISELFTQEKPPELTQYLQAVK from the coding sequence ATGCTGCGTTTTTCTGATGTGAAATATCGATATTATACTGATTTGTTTGAGTTCGATTTGAATGTAGAGCAGGGAAGCGTTGTTGCTATTTTAGGTCCTAGTGGGGCTGGTAAAAGTACCTTATTGAGCTTATTAGCAGGTTTTATTGAACCTGAAAGTGGTGATATTACAATAAATAACGAATCACAGCTTTTACGTGCTCCTCATCAACGTCCTTTATCTATGTTATTTCAAGAGCATAACCTTTTTGCTCATTTATCTGTTGCTGAGAATATTGGCTTGGGTATTAAGCCTAATTTACGTTTAAATGAGAAAGATAAAAAACGAATTAATGATGCGGCTCGCCAAGTTGGGGTTGATGATTTGCTGCAACGTTTGCCTGAGCAGTTATCTGGAGGACAAAAGCAACGTGTAGCCTTAGCCCGATGCTTAGTTCAGCAAAAACCTGTCTTATTATTGGATGAGCCATTTTCAGCGCTTGATCCTATCTTAAGGGAAGAAATGATTGTGTTAATTCAGGCGTTGATAAAGAGTGAAAAATTAACCGTTTTAATGGTGACGCACAGTTTACAAGATGCAAAAGCCCTTGCTTCTCATTATGCTTTTATTTGTCAGCAAAAAGTGCTGAGCCAGGGGCGTATTTCTGAATTATTTACTCAAGAAAAACCACCAGAATTAACGCAATATTTACAAGCGGTAAAGTAA
- the mpl gene encoding UDP-N-acetylmuramate:L-alanyl-gamma-D-glutamyl-meso-diaminopimelate ligase — protein sequence MHIHILGICGTFMGGAATLARQLGHKVTGCDANVYPPMNTLLESQGIEIIEGFDPSQLDPAPDLVVIGNAMSRGNPCVEYVLDKNLKYTSGPQWLQEFLLQDRWVMAVAGTHGKTTTSSMLAWVLEECGYKPGFLVGGVLGNFGESARLGESMFFVVEADEYDSAFFDKRSKFVHYRPRTLVLNNLEFDHADIFDDLAAIQRQFHHLIRTVPSTGRIFAPKQDKPLEQVLEQGCWSELEFTGEDGQWKAIKLQKDGSQFDVYFEGENVGQVNWDLVGDHNVSNALMVVASARHVGVIPDLACEALGKFINTKRRLELKGEVNGVTVYDDFAHHPTAIDLTLNGLRNKVGDKKIIAVLEPRSSTMKLGVHKDTLAASLHAADSVYIYQPDNIAWSVDDVAQQCTQPAHTHNNIDAFVDMIVNEALPGDQILVMSNGGFEGIHGKLLSRLSDAVKHIEMVD from the coding sequence ATGCATATTCATATCCTTGGAATTTGTGGAACATTCATGGGTGGCGCTGCAACACTAGCACGTCAACTCGGACATAAAGTAACTGGTTGTGATGCTAACGTTTATCCACCAATGAACACATTATTAGAGTCTCAAGGCATTGAGATTATTGAAGGCTTTGATCCAAGCCAGTTAGACCCTGCACCTGATTTAGTCGTCATTGGTAATGCCATGAGTCGTGGAAATCCTTGTGTTGAATATGTATTAGATAAGAATCTTAAATACACATCAGGTCCTCAATGGTTACAAGAGTTTTTACTGCAAGATCGTTGGGTGATGGCGGTTGCAGGTACACACGGTAAAACAACAACATCAAGTATGCTAGCTTGGGTACTAGAAGAGTGTGGTTACAAGCCAGGCTTCTTAGTCGGCGGTGTATTAGGTAATTTTGGTGAGTCAGCTCGCTTAGGTGAAAGCATGTTCTTTGTTGTTGAAGCAGATGAATATGACAGTGCTTTTTTTGATAAGCGTTCAAAGTTTGTTCATTACCGTCCTCGTACGCTTGTATTAAACAACCTTGAGTTTGACCATGCCGATATTTTTGATGATTTGGCTGCGATTCAGCGTCAATTCCATCACTTAATCAGAACGGTTCCAAGTACTGGTCGCATTTTTGCACCTAAGCAAGATAAACCTTTAGAGCAAGTATTAGAACAAGGCTGCTGGAGTGAATTAGAGTTCACTGGTGAAGATGGTCAATGGAAAGCCATCAAACTTCAAAAAGATGGTAGTCAGTTTGATGTCTATTTTGAGGGTGAAAACGTTGGGCAAGTTAATTGGGACTTAGTTGGTGATCACAACGTAAGTAATGCGCTTATGGTCGTCGCTTCTGCACGCCACGTAGGTGTTATTCCTGATTTAGCTTGTGAAGCTTTGGGTAAATTTATCAATACTAAGCGTCGTCTTGAGTTGAAAGGTGAAGTAAATGGTGTGACGGTTTATGATGACTTTGCTCATCACCCAACAGCTATTGATCTAACATTAAATGGTCTACGTAATAAAGTTGGTGATAAAAAGATTATTGCCGTATTAGAACCTCGCTCAAGCACAATGAAACTTGGCGTTCATAAAGATACATTAGCGGCTTCACTGCATGCCGCAGATTCAGTTTATATTTATCAACCAGATAATATCGCATGGTCAGTTGATGACGTTGCACAACAATGTACTCAACCTGCTCACACGCATAATAACATTGATGCGTTCGTTGATATGATAGTGAACGAAGCACTGCCTGGTGATCAAATTTTGGTAATGAGCAATGGTGGTTTTGAAGGTATTCACGGTAAATTGCTTTCACGCTTAAGTGATGCAGTAAAACATATAGAAATGGTGGATTAA